One Streptomyces sp. R28 DNA window includes the following coding sequences:
- a CDS encoding DUF2617 family protein: MLTTLNTAYTDTRAADLAWALGRDPLPALATLDLELTGAKLELRLLGASHQVLLQEERGICSETVACMPGSSTPLPLGVAKRVGDWEYEFAARVEVLSPGQFAGRAQELLALVADHPHGLAGVFPGSPHAFTALLAQHHEGQMHWRTWHAYPQDGQLVATRTRVGVRVVTGAPRCRPGSLRRSEGAPSEAV, translated from the coding sequence ATGCTCACGACCCTGAACACCGCCTATACCGACACGCGCGCGGCCGACCTCGCCTGGGCCCTGGGGCGGGACCCGCTGCCCGCGCTGGCCACACTCGACCTCGAACTGACCGGCGCAAAGCTTGAGTTGAGACTGCTCGGCGCGTCCCACCAGGTACTCCTGCAGGAGGAGCGGGGCATCTGCTCGGAGACGGTGGCATGCATGCCGGGCAGCAGCACGCCGCTGCCGCTCGGTGTGGCCAAGCGGGTGGGCGACTGGGAGTACGAGTTCGCAGCCCGGGTGGAGGTCCTGTCACCGGGTCAGTTCGCGGGCCGCGCACAGGAGTTGCTGGCACTGGTGGCCGACCACCCGCACGGCCTCGCCGGCGTGTTCCCCGGCAGCCCGCACGCCTTCACAGCGCTGCTGGCCCAGCACCACGAAGGCCAGATGCACTGGCGGACGTGGCACGCCTATCCACAGGACGGGCAGTTGGTGGCCACGCGGACGCGGGTGGGGGTGCGGGTGGTCACGGGTGCGCCTCGGTGCCGGCCAGGATCCCTCAGACGGTCCGAGGGTGCCCCCTCCGAAGCAGTGTGA
- a CDS encoding YbjN domain-containing protein — translation MSIDPSSIPNFGGQQQPQPGPPPGPVVPDQDLVKQLLDQMELKYVVDDEGDLAAPWEQFRTYFMFRGEDDQAVFSVRTFYDRPHKIDEKPLLLESIDDWNRRTLWPKVYSHTHDDGTVRLIGEAQMLIGTGVSLEHFVSSTVSWVRAAIEFDKWLVEQLGLEQEINEAEKPEEEDGE, via the coding sequence GTGAGCATCGACCCGTCCTCGATTCCGAACTTCGGGGGTCAGCAGCAGCCGCAGCCCGGCCCGCCGCCCGGCCCCGTTGTCCCGGATCAGGACCTCGTGAAGCAGCTCCTGGACCAGATGGAGCTGAAGTACGTCGTCGACGACGAGGGTGACCTCGCGGCGCCGTGGGAGCAGTTCCGTACGTATTTCATGTTCCGTGGCGAGGACGACCAGGCGGTCTTCTCGGTGCGGACGTTCTACGACCGGCCCCACAAGATCGACGAGAAGCCCCTGCTTCTGGAGTCGATCGACGACTGGAACCGCCGGACCCTGTGGCCGAAGGTCTACAGCCACACGCACGACGACGGCACCGTCCGCCTGATCGGCGAGGCGCAGATGCTGATCGGCACCGGCGTGAGCCTGGAGCACTTCGTCTCGTCGACGGTCAGCTGGGTGCGGGCCGCCATCGAGTTCGACAAGTGGCTCGTGGAGCAGCTCGGCCTGGAGCAGGAGATCAACGAGGCGGAGAAGCCCGAGGAAGAAGACGGCGAGTAA
- a CDS encoding pyridoxal phosphate-dependent aminotransferase: MTGMTSISRPLLNRRLAEFGTTIFAEMSALALRTGSINLGQGFPDTDGPEEVREAAVRALRDGRGNQYPPGPGVPELRGAVAAHQKRRYGLSYDPDTEVLVTAGATEAIAATLLALLEPGDEVIAFEPYYDSYAACIAMAGGTRGPVTLRPGEGSFRLDLDELRAAVTDRTRLLLINTPHNPTGTVLTREELAAIAELAVERDLLVVTDEVYEHLVFDGAEHLPLATFPGMRERTVTIGSAGKTFSFTGWKVGWVSAPSGLVTAVRSAKQFLTYVSSGPFQYAVAEALALPDSYFAAFRADMLAKRDLLAAGLTEAGFEVFKPAGTYFITTDIRPLGESDGFAFCRALPERAGVVAIPNAVFYDHREAGAPFVRFAFCKQTAVLEEAVRRLKSLAG; encoded by the coding sequence ATGACCGGCATGACCTCCATTTCCCGCCCCCTGCTCAATCGCCGCCTCGCCGAGTTCGGGACGACGATCTTCGCCGAGATGTCCGCACTGGCCCTGCGGACCGGGTCCATCAACCTGGGTCAGGGCTTCCCCGACACCGACGGCCCCGAGGAGGTCCGCGAGGCGGCCGTACGGGCCCTGCGGGACGGGCGCGGCAACCAGTACCCGCCGGGTCCCGGCGTCCCCGAGCTGCGAGGCGCCGTCGCCGCCCACCAGAAGCGGCGCTACGGGCTGTCGTACGACCCGGACACGGAGGTCCTGGTCACCGCGGGCGCCACCGAGGCCATCGCGGCCACGCTGCTCGCGCTGCTGGAGCCCGGCGACGAGGTCATCGCCTTCGAGCCGTACTACGACTCCTACGCGGCCTGCATCGCCATGGCGGGCGGCACGCGCGGGCCGGTCACCCTGCGCCCGGGCGAGGGCAGCTTCCGGCTCGATCTGGACGAGCTGCGCGCCGCGGTGACGGACCGCACCCGGCTGCTGCTCATCAACACCCCGCACAACCCCACCGGCACGGTCCTCACCCGCGAGGAGCTGGCCGCGATCGCCGAGCTGGCGGTCGAGCGGGACCTGCTCGTCGTGACCGACGAGGTGTACGAGCACCTGGTCTTCGACGGCGCCGAGCACCTTCCACTCGCCACGTTCCCGGGTATGCGGGAGCGGACGGTGACCATCGGGTCGGCGGGCAAGACGTTCTCCTTCACCGGCTGGAAGGTCGGCTGGGTGAGCGCGCCGTCCGGCCTGGTCACGGCGGTGCGGTCGGCGAAGCAGTTCCTGACGTACGTCTCGTCGGGGCCGTTCCAGTACGCCGTCGCCGAGGCCCTCGCCCTTCCCGACAGCTACTTCGCGGCCTTCCGCGCGGACATGCTGGCCAAGCGGGACCTGCTGGCGGCGGGTCTGACGGAGGCGGGGTTCGAGGTCTTCAAGCCCGCGGGCACCTACTTCATCACCACCGACATCCGGCCACTCGGCGAGTCGGACGGCTTCGCCTTCTGCCGCGCGCTGCCGGAGCGGGCCGGGGTGGTCGCCATCCCCAACGCGGTCTTCTACGACCACCGGGAGGCGGGGGCGCCGTTCGTACGGTTCGCGTTCTGCAAGCAGACGGCGGTCCTGGAGGAGGCGGTGCGCCGGCTCAAGTCCCTGGCGGGCTGA